One segment of Pseudomonas pohangensis DNA contains the following:
- a CDS encoding DUF488 domain-containing protein has product MIRCKRVYDPVAADDGQRVLVDRLWPRGCRKEALELTAWLRDAAPSSELRQQLHQHPENFDEFRRLYRRQLAGHPEYWQALLAPARDGCLTLLFAARDQQQNNAIVLAEFLEEELDRRGPPSSPVCYAGEL; this is encoded by the coding sequence ATGATCCGTTGCAAGCGCGTGTATGACCCAGTGGCAGCAGACGATGGCCAGCGGGTCCTGGTCGACCGCCTGTGGCCACGCGGCTGTCGCAAGGAGGCGCTGGAACTGACGGCCTGGCTGCGCGATGCCGCCCCTTCCAGCGAGTTGCGCCAGCAGTTGCACCAGCATCCGGAAAACTTCGATGAATTTCGCCGGCTCTACCGCCGGCAACTGGCAGGCCATCCGGAATACTGGCAGGCCCTGCTGGCGCCGGCCCGCGATGGCTGCCTGACGCTGCTGTTCGCCGCCCGCGACCAGCAACAGAACAACGCCATCGTGCTGGCCGAGTTTCTCGAGGAAGAGCTGGATCGCCGCGGGCCGCCCAGTTCACCGGTGTGTTACGCCGGCGAGCTGTAA
- the fadD1 gene encoding long-chain-fatty-acid--CoA ligase FadD1, with protein sequence MLENFWKDKYSADVPFEIDPDLFPNIQAVMHQSCSRYADKPAFTCLGKTITWGELYSLSGAFAAYLQEHTDLQPGDRIAVQMPNILQYPIVVFGAMRAGMVIVNTNPLYTTREMEHQFNDSGAKALVCLANMAHLAEEVLPKTGVKHVIVTELGDTLPLFKRLLVNYVVKNVKKMVPPYNLPNAVKFTRAMALGQGRPVKEASPDSGDIAVLQYTGGTTGVAKGAMLTHRNLIANMLQARGLMGDSLEEAGETIVAPLPLYHIYAFTMHCMAMMFVGNHNLLIANPRDLPGMIKDMSKWQFSGFVGLNTLFVALCNNAEFRQLDFSKLKLTFSGGMALQKATAERWKEVTGCDICEGFGMTETSPLASINPIGNIKLGTIGIPVPSTLFKVIDDDGKELPLGERGELCVKGPQVMKGYWKRQEATDEILDSEGWLKTGDIGIIDEDGFIRIVDRKKDMILVSGFNVYPNELEDALATLPGVMMCAAIGIPDEKSGEAVKMFVVVKPGEKLTKEQVMAHMRENVTGYKVPRAIEFRDTLPATNVGKILRRELRDEELKKLGKK encoded by the coding sequence ATGCTTGAGAATTTCTGGAAGGACAAATACTCGGCAGATGTTCCGTTCGAGATCGATCCGGATTTGTTTCCGAACATCCAGGCAGTCATGCACCAGTCCTGCAGTCGCTATGCCGACAAACCGGCGTTTACCTGTCTGGGCAAGACCATCACCTGGGGTGAGTTGTATAGCCTCTCGGGAGCCTTCGCTGCCTACCTGCAGGAGCATACCGACCTGCAACCGGGCGACCGCATAGCGGTGCAGATGCCGAATATCCTGCAATACCCGATTGTGGTATTCGGCGCGATGCGTGCCGGCATGGTGATCGTCAATACCAACCCGCTGTACACCACCCGCGAAATGGAACACCAGTTCAACGATTCCGGCGCCAAGGCGCTGGTGTGTCTGGCCAATATGGCCCATCTGGCCGAGGAAGTGCTGCCCAAGACCGGCGTCAAGCATGTGATCGTCACCGAACTGGGTGACACGCTGCCGCTGTTCAAGCGCCTGCTGGTCAACTACGTGGTGAAAAACGTCAAGAAGATGGTGCCACCCTACAACCTGCCCAATGCGGTGAAATTCACCAGGGCCATGGCCCTGGGTCAGGGGCGGCCGGTCAAGGAAGCCAGTCCGGACAGCGGCGATATTGCGGTACTGCAATACACCGGTGGTACCACTGGCGTGGCCAAGGGCGCCATGCTGACCCACCGCAACCTGATCGCCAATATGCTGCAGGCGCGGGGCCTGATGGGCGATTCCCTGGAAGAAGCCGGCGAAACCATCGTTGCACCGTTGCCGCTGTATCACATCTACGCGTTCACCATGCACTGCATGGCGATGATGTTTGTCGGCAACCACAACCTGCTGATTGCCAACCCGCGCGATCTGCCGGGGATGATCAAGGACATGTCCAAGTGGCAGTTCAGCGGCTTTGTCGGCCTGAACACCCTGTTCGTCGCCCTGTGCAACAACGCCGAGTTCCGCCAGCTGGACTTCTCCAAACTGAAGCTGACCTTTTCCGGTGGCATGGCCTTGCAGAAAGCCACTGCCGAACGCTGGAAGGAAGTTACCGGCTGCGATATCTGCGAAGGCTTCGGCATGACTGAAACCAGTCCGCTGGCCTCGATCAACCCGATCGGCAACATCAAGCTGGGCACCATCGGTATTCCGGTGCCCTCGACCCTGTTCAAGGTCATCGACGATGACGGCAAGGAATTGCCACTGGGCGAGCGCGGCGAGCTGTGCGTCAAGGGCCCGCAGGTGATGAAGGGCTACTGGAAGCGCCAGGAGGCCACTGACGAGATCCTCGACAGCGAAGGCTGGCTGAAGACCGGTGACATCGGCATCATCGACGAAGACGGTTTCATCCGTATCGTTGACCGCAAGAAGGACATGATTCTGGTGTCCGGTTTCAATGTCTATCCGAACGAACTGGAAGACGCGCTGGCGACCCTGCCGGGCGTGATGATGTGTGCGGCTATCGGCATCCCCGACGAGAAGTCCGGTGAGGCCGTGAAGATGTTTGTGGTGGTCAAGCCGGGCGAGAAGCTGACCAAGGAACAGGTCATGGCACACATGCGCGAGAATGTCACTGGCTACAAGGTGCCGCGCGCCATCGAGTTCCGCGATACGCTGCCGGCGACCAACGTCGGCAAGATCCTGCGTCGCGAACTGCGTGATGAAGAGCTGAAGAAACTCGGCAAGAAGTAA
- the fadD2 gene encoding long-chain-fatty-acid--CoA ligase FadD2 — translation MQPDFWDDKRPAGVPNSIDQNEYRSVVEVFERSCKKFADRPAFTNMGVTLRYRDLDRLSAAFAAWLQSSTDLKPGDRIAVQMPNLLQYPIAVFGALRAGLVVVNTNPLYTAREMRHQFNDSGARALVYVNLFGKLVEEVLPDTGIEYLIEARMGDLQPSALKGALINAAVKYLKKLVPNYHLPRAVSFREVLNKGRSHSLKMVKKTLDDIAVLQYTGGTTGVAKGAMLTHGNLVANMQQVHACMLQTSADGQPLIKEGQEIMIAPLPLYHIYAFTANCMCMMVTGNHNVLISNPRDIPAFINEMKKWRFTALLGLNTLFVALMNHPEFKNLDFSGLKITNSGGTALVKATAERWKQITGCAVVEGYGLTETSPVASTNPYGEGARLGTVGLPVPGTLMKVIDDEGNELPLGERGELCVKGPQVMKGYWQRAEATAEVLDAEGWLKTGDVAIIEADGFVRIVDRKKDLVIVSGFNVYPNEIEDVLMTHPKVESCAVIGVPDEKSGEAVKLFVVPSDPELTVEELKAFCREQFTGYKVPRHIVLRESLPMSPVGKILRRELRDVT, via the coding sequence ATGCAACCTGATTTCTGGGACGACAAACGCCCTGCCGGGGTTCCCAACAGCATTGATCAGAATGAGTATCGCTCGGTAGTCGAAGTGTTCGAGCGCTCCTGCAAGAAGTTCGCCGATCGACCGGCTTTCACCAATATGGGCGTGACGCTCAGGTATCGTGACCTGGATCGTCTATCCGCGGCCTTTGCCGCCTGGCTGCAGAGCAGCACCGATCTCAAGCCCGGTGACCGTATTGCGGTACAGATGCCCAACCTGCTGCAGTACCCGATTGCCGTGTTCGGTGCCTTGCGCGCCGGGCTGGTGGTGGTCAATACCAATCCGCTGTATACCGCCCGTGAAATGCGCCACCAGTTCAATGACTCCGGTGCGCGGGCGCTGGTCTACGTCAACCTGTTCGGCAAGCTGGTGGAAGAGGTGCTGCCCGATACCGGTATCGAGTACCTGATCGAGGCCCGTATGGGCGATCTGCAGCCTTCGGCGCTCAAGGGCGCGCTGATCAATGCGGCGGTCAAGTACCTGAAGAAACTGGTCCCGAATTACCACCTGCCACGCGCGGTTTCCTTTCGCGAGGTGTTGAACAAAGGCCGTTCGCACTCGCTGAAGATGGTCAAGAAAACCCTGGATGACATTGCCGTGCTGCAATACACCGGCGGTACTACCGGGGTGGCCAAGGGCGCGATGCTGACCCACGGCAACCTGGTGGCCAACATGCAACAGGTGCATGCCTGCATGCTGCAGACTTCTGCCGATGGCCAGCCGCTGATCAAGGAAGGTCAGGAGATCATGATTGCGCCGCTGCCGCTCTATCATATCTATGCCTTTACCGCGAACTGCATGTGCATGATGGTGACCGGCAATCACAACGTGTTGATCAGCAACCCGCGCGATATCCCCGCCTTCATCAACGAAATGAAAAAATGGCGGTTTACCGCACTGCTCGGGCTGAACACCCTGTTTGTCGCGCTGATGAATCATCCGGAATTCAAGAATCTGGATTTTTCCGGCCTGAAGATCACCAACTCGGGCGGCACGGCACTGGTCAAGGCGACTGCCGAGCGCTGGAAGCAGATCACCGGTTGTGCGGTGGTCGAAGGTTATGGTCTGACCGAGACCTCGCCGGTGGCTTCAACCAACCCCTATGGCGAGGGCGCGCGGCTGGGTACTGTCGGTTTGCCGGTGCCGGGCACCTTGATGAAGGTGATCGACGATGAAGGCAACGAGTTGCCACTGGGCGAGCGCGGCGAGCTGTGCGTCAAGGGCCCGCAAGTCATGAAGGGCTACTGGCAGCGCGCCGAGGCTACGGCCGAAGTGCTGGATGCCGAGGGCTGGCTGAAAACCGGTGATGTGGCGATCATCGAGGCGGATGGTTTCGTGCGGATTGTCGATCGCAAGAAAGACCTGGTTATCGTCTCCGGCTTCAATGTCTATCCGAACGAAATCGAAGACGTACTGATGACCCATCCCAAGGTGGAAAGCTGCGCGGTGATCGGTGTGCCGGACGAGAAGTCCGGCGAAGCGGTCAAGCTGTTCGTGGTGCCAAGTGATCCGGAACTGACGGTCGAGGAGCTCAAGGCATTCTGTCGCGAGCAGTTCACCGGCTACAAGGTGCCCCGGCACATCGTGTTGCGCGAAAGCCTGCCGATGTCACCGGTAGGCAAGATCCTGCGGCGCGAGTTGCGTGACGTGACCTGA
- a CDS encoding alpha/beta hydrolase: MPYSTFCLSASDGFQLHIHRWNADQPPRAVVMLAHGLAEHAARYARLGEALAANGYELFALDQRGHGLSAQHGVLGHFADQDGWNKVVSDLACLNHHIRQQYPSVPIFLLGHSMGSYIGQAYLMQHSCSLQGAILSGSNFQPARIYRAAGLVARFERWRLGSTGRSRLINFLSFGSFNKAIKQARTEFDWLSRDPAEVDRYVSDPYCGFIATTQLWIDLLGGLESISSVKQLAQIDPDLPLLVLGGDCDPVSAGRRLNDLAGALRVAGLQNIELKIYPGARHELLNESNRDEVTRYLIDWLEQTLAYSRHCPPNTKENP; the protein is encoded by the coding sequence ATGCCGTATTCAACCTTTTGTCTGAGTGCCAGCGACGGCTTTCAGTTGCACATTCATCGCTGGAACGCTGACCAGCCGCCCAGGGCCGTGGTCATGCTCGCCCACGGTCTTGCCGAACATGCCGCGCGCTATGCGCGGCTGGGTGAAGCGCTGGCAGCCAACGGCTATGAACTGTTTGCCCTGGACCAGCGCGGCCACGGCCTGAGCGCACAGCACGGCGTGCTCGGACACTTTGCCGATCAGGATGGCTGGAACAAGGTGGTCAGTGATCTGGCCTGCCTGAATCACCATATCCGCCAGCAATACCCCAGCGTGCCGATTTTCCTGCTCGGCCACAGCATGGGCAGCTACATCGGCCAGGCTTACCTGATGCAGCACAGCTGCAGTCTGCAGGGGGCAATACTTTCCGGCTCGAATTTCCAGCCGGCCAGAATTTACCGGGCCGCCGGGCTGGTCGCCCGCTTCGAACGCTGGCGGCTGGGCAGTACCGGACGCAGCCGGCTGATCAACTTCCTGTCCTTCGGCTCTTTCAACAAGGCGATCAAGCAGGCGCGCACCGAATTCGACTGGCTCAGCCGTGACCCGGCAGAGGTGGATCGCTATGTCAGCGACCCCTACTGTGGCTTCATCGCCACCACCCAGCTGTGGATCGACCTGCTCGGCGGGCTGGAAAGCATCAGCAGCGTCAAGCAACTGGCGCAAATCGATCCGGATCTGCCGCTGCTGGTACTGGGCGGCGACTGCGATCCGGTCAGCGCCGGCCGGCGCCTCAACGATCTGGCCGGTGCACTGCGGGTTGCCGGACTGCAGAATATCGAATTGAAAATCTACCCGGGTGCCCGTCACGAACTGCTCAACGAGAGCAACCGCGACGAAGTCACCCGCTACCTGATCGACTGGCTGGAGCAGACGCTCGCCTACAGCCGTCACTGCCCACCAAACACCAAGGAGAACCCATGA
- a CDS encoding MaoC family dehydratase: MTQVTNIPYAELQLGQKASFSSSVEERDVQLFAAVSRDHNPVHLDAEFAAQSMFKERIAHGMFSGALISAAIACELPGPGTIYLGQQMRFTRPVKLGDTLTVELEVLELLPKGRVRIATRVFNQNAEQVVDGEAEVLAPREKQTLTLPELPPITIG; this comes from the coding sequence ATGACCCAGGTTACCAATATCCCCTACGCCGAATTGCAGCTAGGACAAAAAGCCTCGTTCAGCAGCAGCGTGGAAGAGCGCGATGTGCAGCTGTTTGCCGCAGTATCGCGCGACCACAATCCGGTGCATCTGGATGCCGAATTCGCGGCACAGAGCATGTTCAAGGAACGTATTGCCCACGGCATGTTCAGCGGCGCACTGATCAGCGCGGCGATTGCCTGCGAGTTGCCCGGCCCGGGCACCATCTACCTGGGCCAGCAGATGCGCTTCACCCGCCCGGTCAAACTCGGCGACACCCTGACCGTGGAACTGGAAGTGCTGGAACTGCTGCCCAAAGGCCGTGTGCGCATCGCCACCCGGGTGTTCAACCAGAACGCCGAGCAGGTGGTCGATGGCGAGGCCGAAGTGCTCGCCCCGCGCGAAAAGCAGACCCTGACCCTGCCCGAACTGCCGCCGATCACCATCGGCTGA
- a CDS encoding TetR/AcrR family transcriptional regulator — MARPRSPGRPSGDAQAQRERLLDAALASFAEVGISASSLRTIAEQAGGTPALVNYYFGSKQKLVEALFEERLQPLFSQVAVELQQAAGNPLQLITIMVSNLNRVLIQNPALPPLWVREILCEGGQLRDLWVRRIGPILPARLAQYFTAAQKQGALNPDLNPGLLVVSLFGMVMLPHAAASLLKGVFPDVGLDEAALTKHTLALLERGLESPHAH; from the coding sequence GTGGCACGACCCCGCTCTCCCGGACGCCCGAGCGGCGATGCACAGGCCCAGCGCGAACGCCTGCTGGATGCCGCCCTTGCCAGCTTTGCCGAAGTCGGTATCAGCGCCAGCAGTCTGCGCACCATCGCCGAGCAGGCCGGCGGCACCCCGGCGCTGGTCAATTACTACTTCGGCAGCAAGCAGAAGCTGGTCGAGGCGCTGTTCGAGGAGCGCCTGCAGCCGCTGTTCAGCCAGGTCGCCGTCGAACTGCAGCAGGCCGCTGGCAATCCGCTGCAGCTGATCACCATCATGGTCAGCAATCTCAATCGGGTGCTGATACAGAATCCCGCCCTGCCGCCGTTATGGGTGCGTGAAATTCTCTGTGAAGGCGGCCAGTTGCGTGACCTGTGGGTCCGGCGTATCGGCCCGATATTGCCGGCGCGCCTGGCCCAGTACTTTACTGCCGCGCAAAAGCAGGGCGCGCTAAACCCCGATCTGAATCCGGGGCTGCTGGTGGTTTCACTGTTCGGCATGGTGATGCTGCCGCATGCCGCCGCTTCCCTGCTCAAAGGCGTCTTTCCGGATGTCGGCCTGGATGAGGCGGCACTGACCAAACACACACTGGCACTGCTCGAACGCGGTCTGGAGTCACCCCATGCGCACTAA
- a CDS encoding HlyD family secretion protein — MRTKSLDLSGLSLLLVLLAGCNASEQPQLLGTLEWDRIGIPAEASETVLNWQVAEGDQVAAGQLLLQLDPRRLDAQVAQAAAEVAQSQARLDELGNGARSEVIEAAQAALLSARADATAATQNFQRIEALYQRKQVAIAELDRARASRDESAAAVKSADAQLRELTNGTRPEQLAQATAALQAASARLQQLQLNRQHLDVRAPRAGRVDALPFRVGDQPPLHAEVVSLLVGEAPYARLFVPASLRNRLAIGDRLKITVENSATPFTGKLRSISSEPSFTPYYALTGDDASRLVYRAEVLLEGPDAARLAAGLPLTAEFMQP; from the coding sequence ATGCGCACTAAATCGCTTGACCTGAGCGGGCTGTCCCTGCTGCTGGTACTGCTGGCCGGCTGCAATGCCAGCGAGCAGCCGCAGCTGCTCGGCACCCTCGAATGGGACCGCATCGGCATACCCGCCGAAGCATCCGAGACCGTCCTGAACTGGCAGGTAGCCGAAGGCGATCAGGTTGCAGCCGGACAGTTGCTGCTGCAGCTCGACCCGCGCCGGCTCGATGCACAGGTCGCCCAGGCTGCAGCCGAGGTGGCGCAGAGTCAGGCACGCCTGGATGAACTGGGAAACGGCGCGCGCAGTGAAGTTATCGAGGCCGCCCAGGCTGCGCTGCTGAGCGCACGCGCCGATGCCACTGCTGCCACACAGAACTTCCAGCGCATCGAAGCGCTTTATCAACGCAAACAGGTCGCCATCGCCGAACTGGATCGCGCGCGCGCCAGTCGGGATGAGTCGGCTGCAGCCGTAAAGAGTGCCGATGCCCAATTGCGCGAGCTGACCAATGGCACCCGTCCGGAACAACTGGCCCAGGCCACGGCAGCCTTGCAGGCCGCCAGTGCGCGACTGCAACAACTGCAGCTCAATCGCCAGCATCTGGACGTCCGCGCCCCCCGCGCTGGCCGTGTGGATGCGCTGCCCTTCCGGGTCGGTGACCAGCCGCCACTGCATGCCGAAGTGGTCAGCCTGCTGGTGGGTGAAGCCCCTTATGCCCGTTTGTTCGTGCCCGCCTCGTTACGTAACCGCCTGGCCATTGGCGATCGCTTGAAGATCACGGTCGAGAACAGTGCCACGCCGTTCACCGGCAAGCTGCGCAGTATCTCCAGCGAACCCAGCTTTACCCCTTACTACGCGCTGACCGGCGATGATGCCAGCCGTCTGGTCTACCGTGCCGAAGTGCTCCTTGAGGGGCCGGATGCCGCGCGCTTGGCAGCCGGGCTGCCTCTGACTGCAGAGTTCATGCAGCCATGA
- a CDS encoding ABC transporter ATP-binding protein, which translates to MNNQAPVIRARGLSKRFGELTAVDGLDLTVNKAEVFGFLGPNGCGKSTTIRMLCGLLLPSSGEIEVLGYQIPRDAEELKRRIGYMTQKFSLYEDLTVAENLEFLAAIQGLRGKPARTRINELLERYWLGDRRKQMAGTLSGGQRQRLALAGAVLHKPDLLLLDEPTSAVDPQSRREFWESLFELADAGTTLLVSTHYMDEAERCTRLGILDAGRLVADGSPAELMSALPGRPLLIECSQPRQVQRALQNQPDIISTAQIGATLRVLSAATDAANPIRQRLSDLGIEARVSETEANLEDVFVSVTHKPVTAAQVSP; encoded by the coding sequence ATGAACAACCAGGCCCCGGTCATTCGTGCACGCGGCCTGAGCAAGCGCTTCGGCGAGCTGACTGCCGTGGACGGGCTGGACCTGACCGTCAACAAGGCCGAGGTATTCGGCTTTCTCGGCCCCAACGGCTGCGGCAAATCCACCACCATCCGCATGCTCTGCGGCCTGTTGCTGCCTTCGTCCGGCGAGATTGAAGTGCTCGGCTACCAGATTCCGCGGGATGCCGAGGAGCTGAAACGACGTATCGGCTACATGACGCAGAAGTTCTCGCTGTATGAGGACCTGACGGTTGCGGAAAACCTCGAATTTCTCGCCGCCATCCAGGGCTTGCGTGGCAAGCCGGCACGCACGCGCATCAACGAACTGCTGGAGCGCTACTGGCTCGGCGACCGACGCAAGCAAATGGCCGGCACCCTGAGCGGAGGACAGCGGCAGCGTCTGGCGCTGGCTGGTGCCGTGCTGCACAAACCTGACCTGCTGTTGCTCGACGAGCCGACCAGCGCTGTCGACCCGCAATCACGCCGGGAATTCTGGGAATCCCTGTTCGAACTGGCCGATGCCGGCACCACGCTGCTGGTCTCCACCCACTACATGGATGAAGCCGAACGCTGCACCCGCCTGGGCATTCTCGACGCCGGCCGCCTGGTCGCCGATGGCAGCCCGGCCGAACTGATGAGCGCCCTGCCCGGTCGCCCGCTACTGATCGAATGCAGCCAGCCGCGCCAGGTGCAGCGAGCACTGCAAAACCAGCCGGATATCATTTCCACCGCGCAGATCGGCGCCACATTGCGCGTACTCAGCGCAGCCACAGATGCCGCCAACCCGATTCGCCAGCGCCTCAGCGACCTGGGCATCGAGGCCAGGGTGAGCGAAACCGAAGCCAATCTGGAAGACGTCTTCGTCAGCGTCACCCACAAACCGGTTACCGCCGCACAGGTGAGCCCATGA
- a CDS encoding ABC transporter permease, which produces MSLQRLGAIVVKELRQLRRDRLTFAMIVGIPVMQLVLFGFAINMDVRGLNAAVLDQAQTAHSREVIAELGSSQVLNIRYQLSEPQQINSLLREGRISAALVIPADFETRLQRKNAAPLQLIVDGSDQVVQSAARQLANYPLPGWNQPPGMTLVNYYNPERLAPVNTVPGLIGVILAMTMVLFTAIALVREHERGNMEMLITTPVSPWELTIGKVLPFAGIGLVQVTVILIVGRLIFEVPVRGSLLDLYAASLLFIVASLALGIFVSTLAKSQFQAMQLAFFTFLPQILLSGFMFPFAGMPKAAQWFAEILPLTHFVRLARGIMLRAANLHELWLEMAALGLFTLIMMSIAVARVRKRLD; this is translated from the coding sequence ATGAGCCTGCAGCGACTCGGCGCCATCGTGGTCAAGGAGCTGCGTCAGCTACGCCGCGACCGCCTGACCTTTGCCATGATTGTCGGCATACCGGTCATGCAGCTGGTGCTGTTCGGCTTTGCCATCAACATGGATGTGCGCGGACTGAATGCCGCCGTGCTTGATCAGGCCCAGACCGCCCACTCCCGCGAGGTGATCGCCGAACTGGGTTCCAGCCAGGTGCTCAACATCCGCTATCAGCTGAGCGAACCGCAGCAAATCAACAGTCTGCTGCGCGAAGGCCGCATCAGCGCCGCGCTGGTGATTCCGGCGGATTTCGAAACGCGCCTGCAACGCAAGAATGCCGCGCCGCTGCAACTGATCGTCGATGGCTCCGACCAGGTCGTGCAATCCGCCGCCCGCCAGCTGGCCAACTACCCGCTGCCCGGCTGGAACCAGCCACCCGGCATGACTCTGGTCAACTACTACAACCCCGAGCGGCTGGCTCCGGTGAATACCGTACCCGGACTGATCGGCGTGATTCTGGCCATGACCATGGTGCTGTTCACCGCCATTGCCCTGGTGCGCGAACATGAGCGGGGCAACATGGAAATGCTCATCACCACGCCGGTTTCACCCTGGGAACTGACCATCGGCAAGGTATTGCCCTTTGCCGGCATCGGGCTGGTGCAGGTCACGGTGATCCTGATCGTCGGCCGGCTGATTTTCGAGGTGCCGGTACGCGGCTCGCTGCTCGACCTGTATGCCGCTTCCCTGCTGTTTATTGTCGCCAGCCTGGCCCTCGGTATCTTTGTTTCCACTCTGGCGAAAAGCCAGTTTCAGGCCATGCAACTGGCGTTCTTCACCTTCCTGCCGCAAATCCTGCTATCCGGCTTCATGTTCCCCTTCGCCGGCATGCCCAAGGCCGCACAATGGTTTGCCGAAATCCTGCCGCTCACCCACTTCGTGCGCCTGGCCCGCGGCATCATGCTGCGCGCTGCCAACCTGCACGAGTTGTGGCTGGAAATGGCCGCGCTGGGGCTGTTCACCCTGATCATGATGAGCATTGCCGTGGCGCGGGTACGCAAGCGTCTGGATTGA
- the ccoM gene encoding cytochrome c oxidase subunit CcoM translates to MFFDEVVLSGILIVGLCVVFVAGFGAFIWKDAHKRKGK, encoded by the coding sequence ATGTTTTTTGATGAAGTTGTTCTTTCCGGAATTCTGATTGTTGGTTTGTGCGTGGTGTTTGTTGCCGGTTTCGGCGCCTTTATCTGGAAGGATGCGCACAAGCGCAAGGGCAAGTGA
- a CDS encoding alpha-ketoglutarate-dependent dioxygenase AlkB family protein has product MPLFDDMPLQLEDGDLQYLPHWLPAQTADQWLGGLLAETPWEQPQVHLHGRNYPVPRLVAWYGDPQASYGYSGLQHQPLAWTPLLASIRQQVEAQVAAPLNAVLLNLYRDGQDSMGWHSDDEAELGRNPLIASLSLGGTRRFDLRRKGQGRIAHSLDLEHGSLLVMRGTTQHYWQHQVAKTRRHCEPRINLTFRWIA; this is encoded by the coding sequence ATGCCTTTGTTCGATGACATGCCATTGCAGCTGGAGGATGGCGACCTGCAGTACCTGCCGCACTGGCTGCCGGCTCAGACAGCCGATCAGTGGCTGGGAGGTTTGCTGGCCGAAACGCCCTGGGAGCAGCCGCAGGTGCATCTGCATGGGCGCAACTATCCGGTGCCGCGCCTGGTGGCCTGGTACGGTGATCCGCAGGCCAGTTACGGCTATTCCGGCCTGCAGCATCAGCCACTGGCGTGGACGCCGCTGCTGGCCAGTATCCGCCAGCAGGTGGAGGCACAGGTTGCGGCGCCGCTGAATGCCGTGCTGCTCAATCTGTATCGTGACGGTCAGGATTCGATGGGCTGGCACAGTGATGATGAAGCCGAGCTGGGGCGCAATCCGCTGATCGCCTCACTCAGCCTCGGCGGCACACGCCGCTTCGATCTGCGCCGCAAGGGGCAGGGGCGGATTGCCCACTCACTGGATCTCGAACACGGATCACTGCTGGTCATGCGCGGCACTACCCAGCATTATTGGCAACATCAGGTGGCGAAAACCCGTCGCCATTGCGAGCCCCGGATAAACCTGACTTTTCGCTGGATAGCATGA